A DNA window from Hallerella porci contains the following coding sequences:
- a CDS encoding sugar 3,4-ketoisomerase, producing MQNLIAGCQFIEFPRISERSGSLTALENSKNLPFEIQRVFYLYDIPGGENRGGHAHKKCHQLLIAASGSFDAKIDDGIHSQIVHLDRPYYGVYVPPGVWAEELNFSSGSICLVLASHAYDEADYIRDYARFTEYAATRRGSK from the coding sequence ATGCAAAATTTAATTGCCGGTTGTCAATTCATTGAATTTCCGCGGATCAGTGAACGCTCCGGCTCGCTTACCGCATTAGAAAATTCAAAAAATCTTCCTTTTGAAATTCAACGCGTTTTTTACCTCTACGATATTCCGGGCGGTGAAAATCGCGGCGGCCATGCGCACAAAAAATGTCATCAACTTTTGATCGCTGCATCGGGTTCATTTGATGCAAAAATTGACGACGGCATTCATTCGCAAATCGTTCACTTGGATCGTCCTTATTACGGTGTTTATGTGCCGCCTGGCGTGTGGGCAGAAGAATTGAATTTTTCTTCGGGATCCATTTGTTTAGTGCTCGCCTCGCACGCTTACGACGAAGCCGATTACATTCGCGATTACGCGCGTTTTACAGAATACGCCGCAACACGGCGAGGCAGCAAATGA
- a CDS encoding sugar 3,4-ketoisomerase has translation MISQPLIPQLISLPKILDDRGNLSFIESEKHIPFRIQRCYWIYDVPGGELRGSHAFKTQHEFIIALSGSFDVLLHNGKKEERYSLRRSYQGLYVPPMHFRTLDNFSTNSVALVLSSTAYDPDDYIWDWDVFQKACACKI, from the coding sequence ATGATTTCGCAGCCGCTTATTCCGCAGCTCATTTCCCTTCCGAAGATTTTAGACGATCGCGGAAATTTGAGTTTCATCGAATCCGAAAAGCACATTCCTTTTCGCATTCAACGCTGCTATTGGATTTACGATGTTCCCGGTGGCGAATTGCGCGGAAGTCATGCGTTTAAAACGCAGCACGAATTCATCATCGCTCTTTCGGGAAGTTTTGACGTTCTTTTGCACAACGGAAAAAAAGAAGAACGTTATTCGCTTCGCAGATCATATCAAGGGCTTTATGTGCCGCCGATGCATTTTCGCACTCTCGATAATTTTTCTACAAATTCCGTAGCACTCGTTCTCAGTTCAACCGCTTACGATCCAGATGATTACATCTGGGATTGGGATGTGTTTCAAAAGGCTTGCGCATGCAAAATTTAA